From Pseudomonas sp. G2-4:
GGTGGTATCGCCGCTGATCGCATTGATGGATGACCAGGTCGCGACCCTTGAAGAGCTGGGCGTTGCCGCGGCGGCGCTGAATTCCACCTTGAGCGCCGAGCAACAGCGAGACCTGGCGACGCGCATCAAGCGTGGCGAAGTGAAAATGCTCTACCTGGCGCCCGAACGCCTGGTGCAGCCGCGCATGCTGGCGTTCCTGCAGAGCCTGGAAATCGCCCTGTTCGCCATTGATGAAGCCCACTGCGTGTCCCAATGGGGTCATGATTTCCGCCGCGAATACCTGCAATTGGGGCAACTGGCGGAGCTGTTCCCCGACGTGCCGCGTATCGCCCTGACCGCCACCGCCGACAAACGCACCCGTGAAGAAATCGTCGAGCGCCTGCACTTGCAGGACGCCGAGCGGTTCCTGTCGAGCTTCGACCGGCCCAACATTTTCTACCGCATCGTGCCCAAGGAGCAGCCGCGCAAGCAGTTGCTGGTCTTCCTCGCCGAGCGGCGCAGCGATGCCGGCATTGTCTATTGCCTGTCGCGCAAGAAGGTCGATGAAGTGGCGGCGTTCCTGTGCGAGCAGGGCTTTCCGGCGTTGCCATATCACGCTGGGCTGCCCAATGACCTGCGGGCTTACCATCAGAAGCGTTTCCTCAACGAGGAAGGCCTGATCATGGTGGCCACCGTGGCGTTCGGCATGGGGATCGACAAACCCAACGTGCGTTTTGTCGCTCACCTGGACTTGCCCAAATCCCTCGAGGCCTATTATCAGGAAACCGGGCGTGCCGGCCGTGATGGCTTGCCGGCCGATGCCTGGATGGCCTACGGCCTGCAAGACGTGGTGATGCTCAAGCAGATGCTGCAGAACTCCGAAGGCGACGAGCGCCACAAGCGCCTGGAGCAGCACAAGCTCGACGCCATGCTCTCGCTCTGCGAAGAAACCCGCTGCCGTCGCCAGACCCTGCTGGCCTATTTCGATGAAGACATGCCCCAGCCTTGTGGGCATTGCGACAATTGCGTCGACGGCGTGGAAACCTGGGACGCCACCGAACCGGCCCGCCAGGCGTTGTCGGCCATCTATCGCACCGGCCAGCGCTACGGGGTGGGGCATTTGGTGGACGTGTTGCTGGGCAAGGACAACGAGAAGGTCCGCAACTTCGGCCACCAACATCTTTCGGTCTTCGGGGTGGGCAAGGCCCGCACCGAGGGCGAATGGCGATCACTGTTCCGACAGCTGGTGGCCCGCGGCCTGGCCGACATCGACCTGGAAGGCTACGGCGGCCTGCGCCTGAGTGCGAGCTGCCGGCCCTTGCTCAAGGGCGAGGTCTCCCTCGAACTGCGCCGCGACCTCAAGCCGGCGACGGCGGTCAAGAGCAGCAAGAGCCAGGCCAGCCAACTGGTGCGCGGTGAAGAGCGCGATCAGTGGGAAGCCTTGCGCGCCCTGCGCCGCAAGCTGGCCGAAGAACACGGTGTGCCGCCGTACGTCATTTTCCCCGACTCGACGCTGCTGGAAATGCTCCGCAGCCAGCCTACGTCCCTGGCCGAAATGGCCCGGGTCAGTGGCGTCGGCGCGCGCAAGCTGGAACGTTATGGCGAGGCCTTCCTCCAGGTGCTCGGTGGCGAGGTCGAGGCGCCGAAAGTGGTGGCCGATGTACGCCACGAACTGATCACCCTGGCCCGCGCCGGAATGACGCCGCTGCAGATCGCCGGGCAACTGCAATGTTCTGAGAAGAACGTCTACGCGATGTTGGCCGAGGCCATCGGTAAACAGCAATTGTCCCTGGAGCAGGCACTGGACTTGCCCGAGGAGTTGATGGGCGAGGTGCAGGATGCGTTTCTGGATGGCGAAGGCGAGTTACCGCCGGTGTCGGAAATCGCCGCGCTGTTTGTCGGCCGAGTGCCTGAAGGTGTCCTGTATTGCGTCAGGGCTGCATTGCAGTCGGAATTCGAAGTTTGATCAATGAGTTACGCACCTTTAACGATTCAGTACAGGGCAAACCTTGCTTGAATCCGAAGCTCATGCTTAGCTGACTAATAATTAGTTTTTCTCTATTTCAGATCTGATGAGTTCTTATATGCCTTTAACCGATCAACACCGTTTTGGCATGCAGCTGGCGCAAATGTCTCGAGGCTGGCGCGCCGAGCTGGATCGTCGCCTGGCCGGGCTCGGCCTGTCCCAGGCGCGCTGGCTGGTGCTGCTGCACCTGGCCCGTTTCGAACAGGCGCCGACCCAGCGTGAACTGGCCCAGAGCGTCGCCGTCGAAGGCCCGACCCTGGCCCGATTGCTTGACAGCCTGGAAACCCAGGGGCTGGTGCAGCGCCAAGCCGTGGCGGAGGATCGCCGGGCGAAGAAAATCGTGCTCTGTGCGCCAGCCCGACCGTTGATCGAACAAATCGAAACCATCGCCACCCAATTGCGCCGGGAGTTGTTCGAGGGCGTCGATGAGGCGGACATGCGCGTGTGCATGCGGGTCCACGGCACGATCCTGGCCAACCTGGAAAAATCCTGAGGCACATCCCCGGCGCCAGACTTTTGAGATTCGGCGATTAGCGAACTATAACCAGTACTAGGCGTTCGTATTGGATGCGTTTCGCCCAGTCTGGTAATTGAAAGGGATGCCCATGCTTGGAAGTTTGCAGTCCACGTTGCGCAGTTGGGTCAACGTGTCGGTCGTCGTGGGGGCCCTTGGGTATTCGGCTTTGGCCTCCGCGCTGGGGCTGGGGGAGATCACGCTTCATTCCGCTTTGAACCAGCCATTGCGCGCCGATATCGCCCTGGTCGATGTGGCTGGCGTGAGTGAGGGCGATTTGTCGGCCAGCCTGGCCAACCCTGACGATTTCAGCCGTGCGGGTGTGGAGCGGGTGTTCTTTCTCAACAGCCTGCGCTTCACGCCCGTGCTGCGCGGTGAGCGCAGTTTCATTCGGGTGACCTCCAGCAAACCCGTCGAGGAACCGTTCCTCAATTTCCTGGTGCAACTCAATCAGCCCAACGGGCGTCTGCTGCGCGAATACACCGTGCTGCTCGATCCGCCAGGCACGCCGGGTATCGTGCCGGCTCGTGACGAACCCGCAGACGCTCCCCAGTCCTCGCTGGCGACCCAGGCAGCGCCTGCCATCAAGCCGCCCCCAGCGGTACAGGGCAAACGCTACACGGTCGTGCAGGGGGACAATCCTTGGGTCATCGCCAAACGCCTGCATGACGCCGGCAGCAACGCGTCGGTCAATGAGCTGATGCAAGGGATCCAGGCTCTGAACCCTGGCAGCGACCGGCTCTCCATCGGGCAGCGCTTGCTGTTGCCCGACTCGGCGGTGCTGCCAACGCCTGCTCAAGCGGCTGCCCCGGCCTCCGTCGCGTCCGACGAGCAATTGGCTGCCAGCGTGCTGCAGAACCAACAGCAACAGCAAACCATCGACGAGCTGCAGGCCCGCCTTCAGGCCCAGGACCAGGAAATTGCCGGCCAGCGCAAGCAGATCAGCGAATTGCAGACGCAACTGGCCGAGGTCATGCCTGCTTCGGTTGCGGTGCCGTCGCAGCAATCGGAGCCACCGGCACCCGTAGCGGAGACAGCCGCACCGTCAGTGACAGAACCGGTTCCAGAAGCTGAGGGCATTGACTGGCTGTGGGTAGCGGGGTTGGTGGGCCTGCTGGGTTTGCTGGTGCTGTTACTGTTGCTCCGTCGTCGGCAGCAGGAGCAGGCTGAAGTGCAGCCAATGCCCGGGCATCCCGAACCGATGCTGGAGGACGACACCGACACCTATGCCTCGACAACCGACACGAAGCAGCCCGAGGCAGCCGCGTCGTTCCATAATGGTGACGCGCCCTTGGGGGATGTGCTGGACGGCGTCGGGATCTACCTGACTTATGGGCGTTTCACCGAAGCCGCAGGGTTGCTGCGGGCCGCGTTACTGGCGGAGCCGGAGCGCACCGATCTCGGGCTTAAATTGCTGGAAGTACTGGGCAAGCAGGGCGACATCATCGGTTTCCAGGCCCAGGAACATCATCTATTGGCCCAGGGCGTTGATGCAGGAACGCTGGAGGAGATTCGTGGACGCTACCCTAAGGTCGCGGCGATCACGCCCCCTGTGGTGGCGCCGGTCGAACCGCTGGCACCGGCCTCTGTACCTGAACCTACAGGCGCACCCGGCGACGAGTTCGAGTTGGATCTTGAGGCGCTGTCCATGGAGAGCAGCTGGGACCTGACCGATGCCCCGGACAACGCCCCCGGAAAAAGTGCCGCGCCATCGCCTGCTGTCAATGCGCCCGAGGAGTTATCACTCTCGGGTTTCGACGAGGCGGACCTGCAATGGGGCGCGCCACTGGAAACCGAGTCGCTGGACGATGCTTTTCTCGACGGTTTTGCCGATGAAGAGCAGTCCCTGGAGCTGGAGTCGCTATCACTCGAACCCATGCCCCTCGAACCTGTGTCCTTCGAGGCCGTGTCCTTCAAGCCTCAGGCACCGGAGCATTCGATCAAACTGGAGCAGGCGCAGAACTGCATCGACGATGGCGATGTGCAGACCGCCATCACCCTGCTTGAAGAATTGCTCGAAGAGGGTGACGAACCCCTCAAGCAGACTGCCCGGGTGTTGCTGGCAGGGATTCGCTGAAGCTCTATCGATGGGTGTTGCTTGTGCCGGCGCTATCGCGAGCAAGCTCGCTCCCACAGTTGGGGGGGTACACCGCAAACCCCTGTGGGAGCGAGCTTGCTCGCGATGACGGCCTGTCAGGCTGTCAATCTTTCCCAGGCAAACTTTCAGCCCTTTAGAACGTCTGCCCCAGATTCAGGTAAACCGCCCGCTCATCATCATCGTTAAAGCCATAACTGAAATTCAATGGCCCCAGTGGCGTGTCAAACCCCAGGAAAATACTGGCGGCATTGATGTAGCCGCTGTCGAACTCATTGTCGTTGTTCCACGCCCGACCGCGTTCCAGCGAGCCGCCGATGTACAGCGGAAAGTCCAGCGGCAGGTAGGCGCGTGGCGTGAGCCGGCGGTAATACACTGCGCGCATCAGGCTTACGTTCTGCCCGGATATGCCGTCTTCGCGAAAGCCTGACAACTGCCGCGCACCACCGAGCACAAAGCTTGAAGTCACCACTTCGGCCGTGTCGAGGGTACGGCCATAGCGTCCGCCGAGGATGAAGGTGTCCGGGCCGCTGCTCAGGGCCTTGTCCAGCTTGAACTCCCACTGGCGATAACGCTCATCGGAACCCAGTCCCGGTTCATACTGGCGCCAGGTCAGGCCGATGTCTTCGCCTTCGTGGGGGAAATACACGTTGTCGAAGGAATCGAATGAGTATTTAAGTTCGTAGAAACCCTCGTTGAAGTTCTCGCTGGGCTGGTCGTGGTCGCCAATGCGCACGTCCGCCTTGCCCCAGGCTTGGCCGACACCGAAACGGATTTCACCACTGTTGCCGATCTGGCGGCCCACGTTCAGGCCGAAGCCATAGCGCTCGACGCGATACTGGGCCACTGGATCGTTGTCCAGGATCGATTCCACGTTGCGCGATTCGAATTGCCCATAGGGGGCGATGAAGTAGCGCGAGCCAACATCCAGCGGCTGGTAGAACTCGCTGTACAACTCTTGCTTGCCGCCGATTTGCGCCCGGGTCAGCCATTCGGCGCCCAGGCGATTGATGCCGTTGACCCGATAACTGGCGCCGAGGTTGAAGGCGCTGTCGCCGCGCATGTCGTCCGAAAGGCTCAGCCCCAGCCGCAGGTAATCAGTGCCGGTGCGTTTGCCCCGGGCGCTGATCACCAGTGTATGGTCCGCCCCCTTGTGCACCACACGGTATTGCACCTGTTCGAAGTAATCCAGGCCGTACAGCGTACCCATGTCGGTCTGCAAGCGACCCAGGTCCAGCGGTTCACCGATTTGCTGGCGAACGTAGTAGCGAATCACGTCGTCGCCGACTTTCGAATCGTTATCTACCCGAATCGCGGTGATGACCGGTGTGCGTTCGCTCGGG
This genomic window contains:
- the recQ gene encoding DNA helicase RecQ translates to MLEQAQRVLKDIFGYDSFRGRQGAIIERVASGGDALVLMPTGGGKSLCFQVPALLRDGLAVVVSPLIALMDDQVATLEELGVAAAALNSTLSAEQQRDLATRIKRGEVKMLYLAPERLVQPRMLAFLQSLEIALFAIDEAHCVSQWGHDFRREYLQLGQLAELFPDVPRIALTATADKRTREEIVERLHLQDAERFLSSFDRPNIFYRIVPKEQPRKQLLVFLAERRSDAGIVYCLSRKKVDEVAAFLCEQGFPALPYHAGLPNDLRAYHQKRFLNEEGLIMVATVAFGMGIDKPNVRFVAHLDLPKSLEAYYQETGRAGRDGLPADAWMAYGLQDVVMLKQMLQNSEGDERHKRLEQHKLDAMLSLCEETRCRRQTLLAYFDEDMPQPCGHCDNCVDGVETWDATEPARQALSAIYRTGQRYGVGHLVDVLLGKDNEKVRNFGHQHLSVFGVGKARTEGEWRSLFRQLVARGLADIDLEGYGGLRLSASCRPLLKGEVSLELRRDLKPATAVKSSKSQASQLVRGEERDQWEALRALRRKLAEEHGVPPYVIFPDSTLLEMLRSQPTSLAEMARVSGVGARKLERYGEAFLQVLGGEVEAPKVVADVRHELITLARAGMTPLQIAGQLQCSEKNVYAMLAEAIGKQQLSLEQALDLPEELMGEVQDAFLDGEGELPPVSEIAALFVGRVPEGVLYCVRAALQSEFEV
- a CDS encoding MarR family transcriptional regulator, translated to MPLTDQHRFGMQLAQMSRGWRAELDRRLAGLGLSQARWLVLLHLARFEQAPTQRELAQSVAVEGPTLARLLDSLETQGLVQRQAVAEDRRAKKIVLCAPARPLIEQIETIATQLRRELFEGVDEADMRVCMRVHGTILANLEKS
- a CDS encoding FimV/HubP family polar landmark protein, with product MLGSLQSTLRSWVNVSVVVGALGYSALASALGLGEITLHSALNQPLRADIALVDVAGVSEGDLSASLANPDDFSRAGVERVFFLNSLRFTPVLRGERSFIRVTSSKPVEEPFLNFLVQLNQPNGRLLREYTVLLDPPGTPGIVPARDEPADAPQSSLATQAAPAIKPPPAVQGKRYTVVQGDNPWVIAKRLHDAGSNASVNELMQGIQALNPGSDRLSIGQRLLLPDSAVLPTPAQAAAPASVASDEQLAASVLQNQQQQQTIDELQARLQAQDQEIAGQRKQISELQTQLAEVMPASVAVPSQQSEPPAPVAETAAPSVTEPVPEAEGIDWLWVAGLVGLLGLLVLLLLLRRRQQEQAEVQPMPGHPEPMLEDDTDTYASTTDTKQPEAAASFHNGDAPLGDVLDGVGIYLTYGRFTEAAGLLRAALLAEPERTDLGLKLLEVLGKQGDIIGFQAQEHHLLAQGVDAGTLEEIRGRYPKVAAITPPVVAPVEPLAPASVPEPTGAPGDEFELDLEALSMESSWDLTDAPDNAPGKSAAPSPAVNAPEELSLSGFDEADLQWGAPLETESLDDAFLDGFADEEQSLELESLSLEPMPLEPVSFEAVSFKPQAPEHSIKLEQAQNCIDDGDVQTAITLLEELLEEGDEPLKQTARVLLAGIR
- a CDS encoding patatin-like phospholipase family protein, which produces MRRLLPCLLLLLLPLFTHAVEAPRPKIGLVLSGGAARGLAHIGVLKALEEQGIKIDAIAGTSMGAVIGGLYASGYKIDELEKLALGIDWQQALSDAPPRKDVPFRRKQDDRDFLVKQKLSFRDDGSLGLPLGVIQGQNLALLLESLLAHASDTRDFDKLPIPFRAVATDIASGEKVVFSKGHLPKVIRASMSIPAVFAPVELDGRLLVDGGMSDNIPLDVARQMGVDVAIVVDIGTPLRNRKQLVTVLDVLNQSTTLMTRRNSEEQLATLKKDDVLIQPALASFGSTDFGRAQEMIDAGYRATRILEVRLARLRPAEPTDPALTAARTPSERTPVITAIRVDNDSKVGDDVIRYYVRQQIGEPLDLGRLQTDMGTLYGLDYFEQVQYRVVHKGADHTLVISARGKRTGTDYLRLGLSLSDDMRGDSAFNLGASYRVNGINRLGAEWLTRAQIGGKQELYSEFYQPLDVGSRYFIAPYGQFESRNVESILDNDPVAQYRVERYGFGLNVGRQIGNSGEIRFGVGQAWGKADVRIGDHDQPSENFNEGFYELKYSFDSFDNVYFPHEGEDIGLTWRQYEPGLGSDERYRQWEFKLDKALSSGPDTFILGGRYGRTLDTAEVVTSSFVLGGARQLSGFREDGISGQNVSLMRAVYYRRLTPRAYLPLDFPLYIGGSLERGRAWNNDNEFDSGYINAASIFLGFDTPLGPLNFSYGFNDDDERAVYLNLGQTF